In Spiroplasma chinense, a single window of DNA contains:
- the asnS gene encoding asparagine--tRNA ligase gives MELKELYSSYEKYDGKEITIIARVRSHRQGKAVNFLVLNDGTTINDIQVVYKSEIEKYEEVSSARVSSIVEVSGKVVLTPGKPQPFEISASKIELLDQAIENYPLQKKEHSPEFLREIAHLRARTKTFQSIFRIRSAAAFAIHEFFNQNNFIYVHTPILTENDAEGAGETFVVTTRTDANYEEDFFGKKAALTVSGQLNAESFAQAFKKVYTFGPTFRAENSYTSRHAAEFWMIEPEVAFADLKDNIELIEKMVKHIVNYLFKNNMDELNFCAQNLEEGLIEKLKTIIENDFAITPYEEAIEILKKAVADGVDFEEKNIEFGLDLGTEHERYLCEVVNKKPTFVTNYPKEIKAFYMKQNEDGKTVAAVDLLVPGIGELVGGSQREDDYEKLITRCKEMNIDPEELWWYNDLRQYGYYKSAGFGLGFERLIMYVTGAANIRDVLPFPRTPKNLLF, from the coding sequence ATGGAATTAAAAGAATTATATTCATCATATGAAAAATATGATGGAAAAGAAATTACTATCATAGCAAGAGTTAGAAGTCACAGACAAGGAAAAGCTGTAAACTTTTTAGTTCTAAATGATGGAACAACAATAAACGACATACAAGTTGTTTATAAAAGTGAAATAGAAAAATATGAAGAAGTTTCAAGTGCTAGAGTAAGTAGTATTGTTGAAGTAAGTGGGAAAGTTGTTTTAACTCCTGGAAAACCTCAACCATTTGAAATTAGTGCTTCAAAAATAGAATTATTAGATCAAGCAATTGAAAACTATCCTTTACAAAAAAAAGAACACTCACCAGAGTTTTTAAGAGAAATAGCTCACTTAAGAGCAAGAACAAAAACATTTCAATCAATTTTTAGAATTAGAAGTGCTGCTGCATTTGCAATTCACGAGTTCTTTAACCAAAACAACTTTATCTATGTTCATACACCAATTTTGACAGAAAACGATGCAGAAGGGGCTGGAGAAACTTTTGTAGTTACAACAAGAACTGATGCCAACTATGAAGAAGACTTCTTTGGTAAAAAAGCAGCACTTACAGTTTCTGGACAATTAAATGCAGAATCATTTGCACAAGCATTTAAAAAAGTATATACATTTGGTCCTACTTTTAGAGCTGAAAACTCATATACTTCAAGACATGCTGCAGAATTTTGAATGATTGAACCAGAAGTTGCTTTTGCAGATTTAAAAGATAACATTGAACTAATTGAAAAAATGGTAAAACACATTGTTAACTATTTATTTAAAAACAACATGGATGAATTAAACTTCTGTGCTCAAAACCTAGAAGAAGGTCTAATTGAAAAACTAAAAACAATTATAGAAAACGATTTTGCAATAACTCCTTATGAAGAAGCTATTGAAATACTTAAAAAAGCAGTTGCTGATGGAGTAGATTTTGAAGAAAAAAACATTGAATTTGGTTTAGATTTAGGAACAGAACATGAAAGATACTTGTGTGAAGTTGTAAACAAAAAACCTACTTTTGTTACTAACTATCCAAAAGAAATCAAAGCTTTCTATATGAAGCAAAATGAAGATGGAAAAACTGTGGCAGCTGTTGACCTACTAGTTCCTGGAATTGGAGAGTTGGTTGGTGGAAGCCAAAGAGAAGATGATTATGAAAAATTAATCACAAGATGTAAAGAAATGAACATTGATCCAGAAGAATTATGATGATACAACGATTTAAGACAATATGGATACTATAAATCAGCTGGATTTGGTTTAGGTTTTGAAAGATTAATTATGTATGTAACAGGAGCTGCAAACATAAGAGACGTATTACCTTTCCCAAGAACACCAAAAAACTTATTATTCTAA
- a CDS encoding MurR/RpiR family transcriptional regulator: MRSFLSKLTTIDEKDLTTKEKKIVEYIKGHLKEIVDTNMKIERMAQEAGTGYSAIYGLLKKLNIKGFRDFAISLANDAENQEINVAKDDENVVSAYINLIKQNYALIEKRSIFESLTLLKQAKGNRIFFCYWENLLSGPASELSNFFYKEGFNAHLLDSDQETLKDRINTSSENDVFVFFTRYGNSKRLDSFIENIGESNRKIIYISGKVPSSDVLKYLSSIHTLIVDNPDQTMYKGHISYSVPFNYFNDLLMYHFLNMEE, from the coding sequence ATGAGATCATTTTTAAGTAAATTAACAACAATTGATGAAAAAGATTTAACAACAAAAGAGAAAAAGATAGTTGAGTATATTAAGGGACATTTAAAAGAAATTGTAGACACAAATATGAAAATCGAAAGAATGGCACAAGAAGCTGGAACAGGTTATAGTGCAATTTACGGACTTTTAAAGAAATTAAACATTAAAGGATTTAGAGATTTTGCAATTTCATTGGCAAACGATGCAGAAAATCAAGAAATCAATGTAGCAAAAGATGATGAAAATGTAGTTTCAGCATACATTAACTTGATTAAACAAAACTATGCATTAATTGAAAAAAGATCAATTTTTGAATCTTTAACTTTATTAAAACAAGCTAAAGGAAATAGAATTTTCTTTTGCTACTGAGAGAACTTACTTTCAGGACCTGCAAGTGAATTGTCAAACTTCTTTTACAAAGAAGGATTCAATGCTCACTTACTAGATAGTGACCAAGAAACATTAAAAGATAGAATTAACACATCTTCAGAAAATGATGTATTTGTATTTTTCACAAGATATGGGAATTCAAAACGCTTAGATAGTTTTATTGAAAACATTGGAGAATCAAACAGAAAAATAATTTATATTTCTGGTAAGGTTCCTTCAAGTGATGTATTAAAATACTTATCTTCAATTCATACTTTAATTGTAGATAACCCAGACCAAACAATGTACAAAGGACACATTTCATATTCAGTGCCTTTTAACTACTTTAATGATTTATTAATGTACCACTTCTTAAACATGGAGGAATAA
- a CDS encoding glycosyltransferase family 2 protein — MLLSFVVVSQDTNSSFEKTIDSIYAQTDNDYEVIIVSDKSMADNAKEVYGRDKFWNNNNVKLVLNNSIQGLSVSWNTAIDLAEGKYIKFVNQGDSIKPNYVEEMKKTVEKFKSDEIDIIEYDVQLVGLTNTTIETYLEKDNVYELANCYDPYAYTNSILFNKVFRTKLLQDFGFKFRRFVRFDMLFIYKVLGQTDKFLYRSGEPLEEVMVAPVQYSAFDLVNQWTHILNYYRRIAKFKDLKDYLNYAYYKTMVHIWLWMIKHYDNKLLLKKASSFVERKFAEKQEDFVAENKVFKQQKDARFTEICTNFSKYIKDMYKLAK, encoded by the coding sequence ATGTTACTATCATTTGTTGTTGTCTCTCAAGACACAAACAGTTCTTTTGAAAAAACAATAGACAGTATATATGCTCAAACAGATAATGACTATGAAGTTATCATAGTTTCTGATAAGAGTATGGCTGATAATGCAAAAGAAGTGTATGGAAGAGACAAATTCTGAAATAACAACAACGTAAAATTAGTGCTAAATAATTCCATCCAAGGTTTATCTGTTTCTTGAAATACAGCTATTGATTTAGCTGAAGGGAAATACATTAAATTTGTAAACCAAGGAGATTCAATAAAACCAAATTATGTTGAAGAAATGAAAAAAACTGTAGAAAAATTCAAATCTGATGAAATTGATATTATTGAATATGATGTTCAACTTGTTGGGTTAACAAACACAACCATAGAGACTTATTTAGAAAAAGATAATGTATATGAATTGGCAAATTGTTACGATCCATATGCTTATACAAATTCAATCTTATTTAATAAAGTATTTAGAACAAAATTATTACAAGATTTTGGATTTAAATTTAGAAGATTTGTAAGATTTGACATGTTATTTATCTATAAAGTATTGGGACAAACAGATAAATTCTTATATAGAAGTGGTGAACCTCTTGAAGAGGTAATGGTAGCACCAGTTCAATATTCAGCTTTTGACCTTGTAAATCAATGAACTCACATTCTGAACTATTACAGAAGAATTGCTAAATTTAAAGATCTAAAAGATTACTTGAATTATGCATATTACAAAACAATGGTTCATATTTGATTATGAATGATCAAACACTACGATAACAAATTGCTATTGAAAAAAGCTTCAAGTTTCGTTGAAAGAAAGTTTGCTGAAAAACAAGAAGATTTTGTTGCAGAAAACAAAGTTTTCAAACAACAAAAAGATGCTAGATTTACAGAAATTTGTACAAACTTTAGTAAGTATATAAAAGATATGTACAAATTAGCTAAATAA
- a CDS encoding alpha/beta hydrolase, with translation MRKHHKKPKRTLINTVKKNFRRLYSNLEKPFRPRNMRKKNVEKSLKSYLTTNNICKKYYKRPQLMINDMENLERVTFHTTDGIELVANLYTPNKESNKWVIACHWFAGHKNWAIHHAKIFTEMGYNVMAFDFRGHGESQEDSTTMGAKEHLDLMGALDWLKKNRTIDELALMGTSMGAFTVNYCSLKYAKIFKEANLKFVVSDCTYGSLFRLLIHVRDIYLRFIPRKRAKKMVNKIIAKHKKAELDVDFGDASIFRLLETGYKPEFPTLFLHSKDDKVTPPSDSYELMLKRKAYVEDDYLIYNYSTHALTIKFHFKTFNYKVGQFIAKQDGTQEMFENVVSEWKLLEYDKLDDLSIKLQ, from the coding sequence ATGAGAAAACACCACAAAAAACCCAAACGTACATTGATAAATACGGTTAAAAAGAATTTCAGAAGACTTTATTCAAATCTTGAAAAGCCTTTCAGACCAAGAAATATGAGAAAGAAAAATGTTGAAAAATCACTTAAATCTTACTTAACTACAAATAATATTTGTAAAAAATATTATAAAAGACCACAATTAATGATTAATGATATGGAAAATTTAGAAAGAGTTACATTTCACACAACTGATGGCATAGAACTTGTAGCAAATCTATATACTCCAAATAAAGAAAGTAATAAATGGGTAATTGCTTGTCACTGATTTGCAGGACATAAAAATTGAGCAATTCACCATGCAAAAATATTTACAGAAATGGGATACAATGTAATGGCTTTTGACTTTAGAGGTCATGGAGAATCACAAGAAGATTCTACAACTATGGGAGCAAAAGAACATTTAGATTTAATGGGTGCATTAGATTGATTAAAGAAAAATAGAACTATTGATGAACTTGCTTTAATGGGGACAAGTATGGGAGCGTTCACAGTAAATTACTGTTCTTTAAAATATGCAAAAATATTTAAAGAAGCAAATCTGAAATTTGTAGTTTCAGATTGTACATATGGTAGTTTATTTAGATTACTAATACATGTTAGAGATATTTACTTACGTTTCATACCAAGAAAAAGAGCTAAAAAAATGGTTAATAAAATTATTGCCAAACACAAGAAAGCAGAGCTTGATGTAGATTTTGGAGATGCAAGTATTTTTAGACTGTTAGAAACAGGATATAAACCTGAGTTTCCAACTTTATTCTTACACAGTAAAGATGACAAAGTAACACCTCCATCAGATAGTTATGAATTAATGTTAAAAAGAAAAGCTTATGTTGAAGATGATTATTTAATTTATAACTACTCAACTCACGCTTTAACTATTAAATTCCACTTTAAAACATTTAATTATAAAGTGGGACAATTTATTGCAAAACAAGATGGAACACAAGAGATGTTTGAAAATGTTGTTAGCGAATGAAAATTACTAGAATATGATAAATTAGATGATTTATCAATAAAATTACAATAA
- a CDS encoding RDD family protein, whose product MSKLNTQENFDNISNSLQEWNKPHLGRVFFARLFDTILASIPMIILIALYRASNWQSALIITSVNLTTLFLCFVLLPYFLKGNTLGKLMLNLRLVKKDDSKVTFWNILAREIYYVFIPVFIQLISQILIIVIFVKLNSDNSDELKGKEPLTLLQNLSYLLYTCWYLYICLTIALQKENQSSIDHKMKLWVRHVVKIDANLVKVKEEKPHVHLKENRPGLIDIEQIDELFEDE is encoded by the coding sequence GTGTCAAAATTAAACACACAAGAAAATTTTGATAATATATCAAACTCTTTGCAAGAGTGGAATAAGCCACACTTGGGAAGAGTTTTTTTTGCTAGACTTTTTGATACCATATTAGCATCAATTCCAATGATAATTCTAATAGCTTTATATAGAGCTAGTAATTGACAAAGTGCTTTGATAATTACAAGTGTAAATTTAACTACCTTATTTCTATGCTTTGTATTATTACCATATTTTTTAAAGGGAAATACTTTGGGTAAATTAATGTTAAATTTAAGACTGGTTAAAAAAGATGATAGTAAAGTTACTTTTTGAAATATTTTAGCAAGAGAAATATACTATGTTTTCATTCCTGTTTTCATTCAATTAATTTCACAAATATTAATTATTGTAATATTTGTGAAATTAAATTCAGACAATAGTGATGAGTTAAAAGGAAAAGAACCTTTAACTCTATTACAAAATTTAAGTTATTTATTATATACATGTTGATATTTATATATTTGTTTAACAATAGCACTTCAAAAAGAAAATCAATCATCAATTGATCACAAAATGAAATTGTGAGTAAGACATGTGGTTAAAATAGATGCAAATCTTGTTAAAGTTAAAGAAGAAAAACCACATGTCCACTTAAAAGAAAATAGACCTGGTTTGATAGATATCGAACAAATTGATGAATTATTTGAAGATGAATAA
- a CDS encoding type I phosphomannose isomerase catalytic subunit has protein sequence MSNENNIYKLKPFFSERIWGGDKLKEFGFNIPSNNIGEAWVISAHDNGMGYLNYNGKEISLKEFYKNKDVFKDDKDEFPLLVKIITANDYLSVQVHPDDIYAKQKHNSFGKPESWYVLDCPKDAKLIYGHKAKTVEEIKNAIDNKEILDILEEVEVNKGDFLYVEPGKIHAITPGVTVYELQRSSDITYRLFDYNRVDDKGQERELHIEDSLANIKVPDSEPSIIRNASGLIFESKYFSLFLHTVETPFNLNIEVPWMQLTVIEGQGKINGVDFVSGESAIYINESMPEISGDIKVIISWIK, from the coding sequence ATGAGTAATGAGAATAATATTTATAAATTAAAACCTTTCTTTTCAGAAAGAATTTGAGGAGGAGACAAACTAAAAGAGTTTGGATTTAACATCCCTTCAAACAATATTGGAGAAGCTTGAGTAATTTCAGCCCACGATAACGGAATGGGTTACTTGAACTACAATGGAAAAGAAATTAGTTTAAAAGAATTTTATAAAAACAAGGATGTTTTCAAAGATGATAAAGATGAGTTTCCGTTATTAGTAAAAATAATAACTGCAAACGATTATTTATCAGTTCAAGTTCACCCAGATGATATTTATGCAAAACAAAAACATAATTCATTTGGAAAACCAGAAAGTTGATATGTATTAGATTGTCCAAAAGATGCAAAACTAATATATGGACACAAAGCAAAAACCGTTGAAGAGATAAAAAATGCAATTGATAATAAAGAAATTTTAGATATTTTAGAAGAAGTTGAAGTAAATAAGGGAGACTTCTTATATGTAGAACCTGGAAAAATTCATGCAATTACACCTGGAGTTACTGTTTATGAATTGCAAAGATCTAGTGATATAACTTATAGATTATTTGACTACAACAGAGTTGACGATAAAGGTCAAGAAAGAGAATTGCATATTGAAGATAGTTTGGCAAACATAAAGGTTCCAGACTCTGAACCTTCAATCATTAGAAATGCAAGTGGTTTAATTTTTGAATCAAAATACTTCTCATTATTCTTGCACACAGTTGAAACACCATTTAATTTAAATATTGAAGTTCCTTGAATGCAGTTAACTGTAATTGAAGGACAAGGAAAAATTAATGGAGTAGATTTCGTTTCTGGTGAGTCTGCAATTTACATTAATGAAAGTATGCCAGAAATTTCTGGAGACATTAAAGTGATTATTTCTTGAATAAAATAA
- the tsaD gene encoding tRNA (adenosine(37)-N6)-threonylcarbamoyltransferase complex transferase subunit TsaD, with amino-acid sequence MTILAIESSCDEFSVAIMVDGQIKANIISSQIEDHTIYGGVIPELASRLHVKNFGWVLSAAIQESQITFEQIDCIAYTANPGLIGSLIVGKLVAETLALYLNVPLMPLNHIQGHIYGANIEEKFEYPLLALVVSGGHTQIQYLEKPLDFKIIGTTQDDAIGECYDKVARSLGLGYPGGPKIDKFAQNGDENKYALPFPKNDSSYDFSYSGLKTASLNLINKLKQNGEEINISDFCASFQKTAVDTVISKLERAIKEFKPKSITVAGGVSANNLIRKKLNELGSMYNIDRIVIPNIKYCTDNAAMMAELCNEYLKIKQNG; translated from the coding sequence ATGACAATTTTAGCAATTGAATCTAGTTGTGATGAGTTTAGTGTGGCTATTATGGTTGACGGACAAATAAAAGCAAATATAATTTCTTCTCAAATAGAAGATCACACAATTTATGGTGGTGTAATTCCTGAACTTGCCTCAAGATTACACGTGAAAAACTTTGGTTGAGTATTAAGTGCTGCAATTCAAGAAAGTCAAATTACTTTTGAACAAATTGATTGCATAGCATATACTGCAAACCCAGGACTAATTGGTAGTTTAATCGTTGGGAAATTAGTCGCTGAAACTTTGGCTTTGTATTTAAATGTCCCTTTGATGCCCTTGAACCATATTCAAGGGCATATCTATGGAGCAAATATTGAAGAAAAATTTGAATACCCACTACTTGCGTTAGTGGTTAGTGGAGGACACACACAAATTCAATATTTAGAAAAACCCTTAGATTTTAAAATTATTGGTACCACACAAGATGATGCAATTGGGGAATGCTATGATAAAGTAGCTAGAAGTCTGGGATTGGGATATCCAGGCGGACCTAAAATTGACAAATTTGCACAAAACGGTGATGAAAATAAATATGCGTTACCTTTTCCAAAAAACGATTCAAGTTATGATTTTTCATACTCTGGATTAAAAACTGCTAGCTTAAATTTAATTAATAAATTAAAACAAAATGGAGAAGAAATAAATATATCAGATTTTTGTGCAAGTTTTCAAAAAACTGCTGTGGATACAGTTATATCTAAATTAGAAAGAGCTATAAAAGAGTTCAAACCAAAATCAATTACTGTGGCTGGAGGAGTTTCAGCCAATAATTTGATAAGAAAAAAGTTGAATGAACTTGGTTCAATGTATAATATAGACAGAATTGTTATACCAAATATCAAATACTGTACAGACAACGCTGCAATGATGGCAGAACTTTGCAACGAATACTTAAAGATCAAACAAAATGGCTAA